The Nocardia arthritidis genome has a window encoding:
- a CDS encoding SDR family NAD(P)-dependent oxidoreductase: protein MTDLTGKAALVTGGSRGIGAAIARGLAAAGADVAITYQHAAEQAKSVAAEVESLGRRAVALQADSADAAAVKQAVDAAAAAFGRLDVLVNNAGIWTAKPFEEFTVAEIDNALAIHAKAAFVGAQAAVAHMTDGGRIISIGTNLSERAAFGGLALYNLSKSALNGFTKALARELGPRQITVNLVQPGSTDTDMNPADGAHAAHQVGLTALGRFGSVDDIAATVTFLAGPTGRSITGATITVDSGTNA, encoded by the coding sequence ATGACGGATCTGACCGGTAAAGCGGCGCTGGTGACCGGCGGCAGCCGGGGGATCGGGGCGGCCATCGCCCGCGGGCTGGCGGCGGCGGGCGCCGATGTGGCGATCACCTATCAGCACGCCGCCGAGCAGGCGAAATCCGTTGCCGCCGAGGTGGAATCGCTCGGACGGCGGGCCGTCGCGCTACAAGCCGACAGCGCCGACGCCGCGGCCGTCAAGCAAGCCGTCGACGCGGCCGCGGCGGCATTCGGCAGGCTCGACGTGCTGGTCAACAACGCGGGCATCTGGACGGCCAAACCGTTCGAGGAGTTCACCGTCGCCGAGATCGACAACGCGCTCGCCATCCACGCCAAGGCCGCATTCGTCGGTGCGCAGGCGGCGGTCGCGCATATGACCGACGGCGGCCGGATCATCAGCATCGGCACCAACCTGTCCGAGCGCGCGGCCTTCGGCGGACTCGCGCTATACAACCTCAGCAAATCCGCGCTCAACGGATTCACCAAAGCCCTTGCCCGCGAACTGGGTCCGCGTCAAATCACGGTGAACCTGGTGCAGCCCGGCTCGACCGACACCGATATGAACCCGGCCGACGGCGCACACGCCGCGCACCAGGTCGGCCTCACCGCCCTCGGCCGTTTCGGCTCCGTCGACGACATCGCCGCCACCGTCACCTTCCTCGCCGGCCCGACCGGCCGCAGCATCACCGGCGCCACCATCACCGTCGACAGCGGCACCAACGCCTGA
- a CDS encoding TetR/AcrR family transcriptional regulator, which yields MAERGRPRAFDRDDALRRAMEVFWEHGYEGASMGDLTGAMGINSPSLYAAFGCKEALFKAAIELYRRTGGSYTERALREEPTARAAIEAMLRDNAAAYTRSDTPRGCMVVLAGSTYTTRNTNIRDFLAEKRRATTESVRERLDRGVAEGDLRAGTDTAALAVFYTTVLYGLSIQARDGATAEELNRSIDQAMLAWPEPTCVAAPRSAR from the coding sequence ATGGCCGAACGCGGACGCCCGAGGGCCTTCGATCGCGACGACGCACTGCGCCGCGCGATGGAGGTGTTCTGGGAGCACGGCTACGAAGGTGCGTCGATGGGCGACCTCACCGGCGCGATGGGCATCAACTCCCCCAGCCTGTACGCGGCATTCGGCTGCAAGGAGGCGCTGTTCAAGGCGGCGATCGAGCTCTACCGGCGAACCGGGGGCAGTTATACCGAGCGCGCGCTGCGCGAGGAACCCACCGCCCGCGCCGCCATCGAGGCGATGCTGCGCGACAATGCCGCCGCGTACACCCGATCGGATACGCCGCGCGGCTGCATGGTCGTGCTGGCGGGTTCCACATACACCACCCGCAATACGAACATTCGCGATTTCCTCGCCGAGAAACGCAGGGCGACAACCGAAAGCGTGCGCGAACGCCTTGATCGCGGTGTGGCGGAAGGCGATCTGCGCGCGGGCACCGACACCGCGGCCCTGGCCGTCTTCTACACCACTGTGCTGTACGGACTTTCGATCCAGGCCCGCGACGGGGCGACCGCCGAAGAGCTCAACCGGTCCATCGATCAGGCCATGCTCGCCTGGCCGGAACCTACTTGCGTCGCAGCGCCGCGATCCGCTCGGTGA
- a CDS encoding DEAD/DEAH box helicase, whose product MTGSGGAAAAGEATPSGAGSTGGGAATGGSLRAWQRRALTKYLATKPRDFLAVATPGAGKTTFALRVAAELLADRTVDQITVVAPTEHLKHQWAESAARSGIQLDSKFSNATGGTSGDYHGVVVTYAQVASHPARHRVRTERRRTLVILDEIHHAGDAKSWGEATADAFGDATRRLALTGTPFRSDDSQIPFVTYEPGEHGLPQSKADHTYGYAEALADGVVRPVVFLAYSGEAHWRDSAGEEYSARLGEPLNAEQTARAWRTALDPAGDWISAVLRAADIRLRQKRASGMPDAGGLVIATDQDRARDYAELLEHISGERPALVLSDDPASSERIAEFSKNTQPWMVAVRMVSEGVDVPRLAVGVYATSASTPLYFAQAIGRFVRARKPGETASVFLPSVPVLLDLAAQLEVQRDHIIGKPHREKNELDDELLIDANKQKDEPGEEERSFVALAADAELDQVIYEGSSFGTATFAGSDEEADYLGIPGLLDADQMRQLLRDRQARQIAERGEPKSEASPQVATAAERVATADRLGELRRELNSLVAMHHHRTGKPHGVIHGELRRECGGPPTALATADQLTERIAALRRK is encoded by the coding sequence GTGACTGGGTCGGGTGGCGCCGCTGCGGCGGGAGAGGCAACGCCGAGCGGCGCCGGGTCAACCGGGGGCGGCGCGGCGACCGGCGGGTCGCTACGCGCCTGGCAGCGCCGGGCACTCACCAAATATCTCGCGACCAAGCCCCGCGATTTCCTCGCGGTGGCCACCCCGGGCGCCGGTAAAACGACCTTCGCGCTGCGGGTGGCGGCCGAACTGCTCGCCGACCGCACGGTGGACCAGATCACCGTCGTCGCGCCCACCGAACACCTGAAGCACCAGTGGGCGGAGTCCGCGGCCCGCTCCGGTATCCAACTGGACTCCAAATTCTCCAACGCCACCGGTGGCACCTCCGGCGATTATCACGGCGTCGTCGTCACCTACGCGCAGGTCGCCTCGCATCCGGCGCGGCACCGGGTCCGCACCGAAAGACGCAGGACCCTGGTCATACTCGACGAGATCCACCACGCGGGCGATGCGAAGAGCTGGGGTGAGGCCACCGCCGACGCGTTCGGTGACGCGACCCGCCGCCTGGCGCTGACCGGAACCCCGTTCCGCTCCGACGACAGCCAGATCCCGTTCGTCACCTACGAACCCGGCGAGCACGGTCTGCCGCAGTCGAAGGCAGACCACACCTACGGATATGCCGAGGCGCTGGCCGACGGCGTCGTGCGGCCGGTGGTCTTCCTCGCGTATTCCGGTGAGGCGCACTGGCGCGACAGCGCGGGCGAGGAGTACTCGGCCCGCCTGGGCGAGCCGCTGAACGCCGAACAGACCGCACGCGCCTGGCGCACCGCGCTCGACCCGGCGGGCGACTGGATCTCCGCGGTGCTGCGGGCCGCCGATATCCGGCTGCGCCAGAAGCGCGCCTCCGGCATGCCCGACGCGGGCGGCCTGGTGATCGCCACCGATCAGGACCGCGCCCGCGACTATGCCGAACTGCTGGAACACATTTCGGGTGAGCGACCGGCCCTGGTGCTCTCCGACGATCCGGCGTCCTCGGAGCGGATCGCCGAGTTCAGCAAGAACACCCAGCCGTGGATGGTGGCGGTGCGCATGGTGTCCGAGGGCGTCGACGTGCCGCGTCTCGCGGTCGGCGTCTACGCGACGAGCGCATCCACCCCGCTGTACTTCGCCCAGGCGATCGGGCGTTTCGTGCGTGCCCGCAAACCCGGTGAGACGGCGAGCGTCTTCCTACCGTCGGTGCCCGTGCTGCTGGATCTGGCCGCGCAGCTGGAGGTGCAGCGCGACCACATCATCGGCAAGCCGCACCGCGAGAAGAACGAGCTCGACGACGAACTTCTCATCGATGCGAACAAGCAGAAGGACGAGCCGGGCGAGGAGGAGCGATCCTTCGTCGCACTGGCCGCCGACGCCGAACTGGATCAGGTGATCTACGAGGGATCGTCCTTCGGCACCGCCACTTTCGCGGGCAGCGACGAGGAGGCCGACTACCTCGGCATCCCCGGGCTGCTCGATGCCGATCAGATGCGGCAGCTGCTGCGCGACCGGCAGGCGCGCCAGATCGCCGAGCGCGGTGAGCCGAAATCCGAGGCGTCGCCGCAGGTGGCCACGGCCGCCGAGCGGGTGGCCACCGCCGACCGGCTCGGTGAGCTACGCCGCGAATTGAACAGCCTGGTCGCCATGCATCATCACCGCACCGGTAAGCCGCACGGTGTCATCCACGGTGAGCTGCGGCGCGAATGTGGCGGTCCGCCAACGGCATTGGCCACCGCCGATCAGCTCACCGAGCGGATCGCGGCGCTGCGACGCAAGTAG
- a CDS encoding YihY/virulence factor BrkB family protein, translated as MNAEPPPPGADPPPSDGADPARRPHDAPGRGADPRIKAWVLRTGRQLRTLIVLVAKKAWDDSIFAKSAAAAFWQTLSLAPLLLGLLGSLGYVGGWFGPDTVDIVQSKIVNFSRDLFSQQVVTDLIEPTVHDVLGRGRGAVVSVGFVLSLWAGSSAMATFVDSIVEAHDQQDARHPVWQRIFALLLYLGFLVASVFILPLVALGPQLIGRILPAPWRATGLALLDAFYYPGVGLLLIVALATLYKLALHTSLPWHRLFLGALVAGVFFMAASDGLRRYLSWVTATGVSYGALAAPIAFLLFTFFLGFAIILGAEFNAAVQELWPARTTRMTQVRDWIVGQVLGDDPEPDEAQPDSPEKGAVDAAAAAGDADRNDANRIEPANITAAAKVGGEGHRLRK; from the coding sequence ATGAACGCCGAACCTCCGCCCCCGGGCGCCGACCCGCCGCCATCGGATGGCGCGGATCCCGCACGCCGCCCGCACGACGCACCGGGCCGAGGCGCGGACCCCCGCATCAAGGCATGGGTGCTGCGCACCGGACGCCAACTGCGCACCCTGATCGTGCTGGTCGCCAAAAAGGCTTGGGACGATTCGATTTTCGCGAAGTCGGCGGCCGCGGCCTTCTGGCAGACGCTCTCGCTGGCGCCGCTGCTGCTGGGCCTGCTCGGCAGCCTCGGCTATGTGGGCGGCTGGTTCGGGCCGGACACCGTCGATATCGTGCAGTCCAAGATCGTCAACTTCAGCCGAGACCTGTTCAGTCAGCAGGTGGTCACCGACCTGATCGAACCGACCGTGCACGATGTGCTCGGCCGCGGGCGCGGCGCGGTGGTCTCGGTGGGTTTCGTGCTGTCACTGTGGGCCGGATCCTCGGCGATGGCCACCTTCGTCGATTCGATCGTCGAGGCACACGATCAACAGGACGCCCGGCATCCGGTGTGGCAGCGGATCTTCGCGCTGCTGCTGTATCTCGGTTTCCTGGTGGCGTCCGTATTCATCCTGCCGCTGGTCGCGCTGGGCCCGCAGCTGATCGGGCGGATACTGCCCGCACCTTGGCGCGCAACGGGTTTGGCGCTGCTCGACGCGTTCTACTATCCCGGCGTAGGGCTGCTGCTCATCGTCGCGCTCGCCACCCTGTACAAACTGGCGCTGCACACCTCGCTGCCATGGCACCGGCTGTTCCTCGGCGCGCTGGTGGCCGGCGTGTTCTTCATGGCGGCCAGCGACGGACTGCGCCGGTATCTGAGCTGGGTCACCGCGACCGGCGTCAGCTACGGGGCGCTGGCGGCGCCCATCGCCTTCCTGCTGTTCACGTTCTTCCTCGGCTTCGCCATCATCCTCGGCGCCGAATTCAATGCCGCCGTGCAGGAGCTGTGGCCCGCCCGCACCACCCGGATGACGCAGGTACGCGACTGGATCGTCGGGCAGGTACTCGGCGATGACCCGGAACCGGATGAGGCACAACCGGATTCGCCGGAAAAGGGCGCTGTGGATGCCGCCGCCGCGGCGGGTGACGCGGACCGAAACGACGCGAACCGCATCGAACCGGCGAACATCACCGCGGCGGCAAAGGTCGGCGGCGAAGGCCATCGCCTGCGCAAGTGA
- a CDS encoding DUF3039 domain-containing protein yields MSTDTLVRPDTTTDESTGDDTPKFFHYVKKDKIAESAVMGTMVVALCGEVFPVTRSPKPGSPVCPECKKVYEGLRKGE; encoded by the coding sequence GTGAGCACAGACACTCTCGTTCGTCCTGATACGACCACCGACGAGTCGACCGGTGACGACACCCCGAAGTTCTTCCATTACGTCAAGAAGGACAAGATCGCCGAAAGTGCCGTGATGGGCACCATGGTGGTCGCCCTCTGCGGCGAGGTGTTCCCGGTGACACGGTCCCCGAAGCCCGGCTCCCCGGTCTGCCCGGAGTGCAAGAAGGTCTACGAAGGGCTGCGCAAGGGCGAGTGA
- a CDS encoding DUF3099 domain-containing protein: MPERPSSKGYFPGSDDDRPVLITDAQSSLEDQHRSRVRRYTIIMAFRIPCLLLAAVAYSVWGSALISLLIIGVSIPLPWIAVLIANDRPPRRKDEPSRWDRPRPALESRPHNAIDG, translated from the coding sequence ATGCCCGAGCGGCCCAGTTCCAAGGGTTACTTTCCGGGCAGCGACGACGACCGTCCGGTCCTGATCACCGACGCGCAGTCGTCATTGGAGGACCAGCACCGGTCGCGGGTGCGCCGCTACACCATCATCATGGCGTTCCGGATCCCGTGCCTGCTGTTGGCGGCGGTCGCGTACAGCGTGTGGGGCAGCGCGCTGATATCGCTGCTGATCATCGGCGTCTCCATCCCGCTGCCGTGGATCGCGGTGCTGATCGCCAACGACCGCCCGCCCCGCCGCAAGGACGAACCGTCGCGCTGGGATCGGCCGCGCCCCGCGCTGGAATCCCGCCCGCACAACGCGATCGACGGATAG
- a CDS encoding MFS transporter, translated as MPHPAWTVAAVGFVALLGAAGFRSVPSVLMDPLHEEFGWSHGTIGSAVSLNLVLYGLISPFAAALMDRFGIRKVVAGALVLVAAGSGLTVFMTQPWHLVLTWGLLVGVGVGSMSMPFVATITGRWFVRHRGLVTGLLTAAGTTGQLIFLPLVSSVAHDHGWRLPSLIVASIALAVVPLVLLFIRDFPSDAGVSAYGAEPGSTVGVRVAAAGGAARAITVLATVARKPGFWLLAGGFAICGASTNGLVGTHFVSAAHDHGMPTTTAAGLLATVGIFDIAGTVFSGWLTDRVDPRYLLVGYYTLRGLSLLILPSLLAPHTEPSMWVFIIFYGLDWIATVPPTVMLCRELFGDDGPVAFGWVFASHQVGAAIAATGTGVIRDMQGSYDLAWYLAGALCGTAAVMSIVIRRLPHALAA; from the coding sequence ATGCCGCATCCGGCGTGGACGGTGGCGGCGGTCGGCTTCGTCGCACTGCTCGGCGCGGCGGGCTTCCGCTCGGTGCCCAGCGTGCTCATGGACCCGCTGCACGAGGAGTTCGGCTGGTCGCACGGCACCATCGGCAGTGCCGTCTCGCTGAATCTCGTGCTGTACGGCCTTATTTCGCCGTTCGCGGCGGCGCTGATGGACCGGTTCGGCATCCGCAAGGTAGTGGCGGGTGCGCTGGTGCTCGTCGCGGCGGGCAGCGGGCTGACGGTGTTCATGACCCAGCCGTGGCATCTGGTGCTGACCTGGGGCCTGCTGGTGGGGGTCGGCGTCGGCTCGATGTCGATGCCGTTCGTGGCCACCATCACCGGGCGCTGGTTCGTCCGGCATCGCGGGCTCGTCACCGGGCTGCTCACGGCCGCGGGGACCACCGGGCAGCTGATCTTCCTGCCGCTGGTCTCGTCGGTGGCGCACGATCACGGTTGGCGGTTGCCATCGCTCATCGTGGCGAGTATCGCGCTGGCCGTCGTGCCGCTCGTACTGCTGTTCATTCGCGACTTCCCCAGTGACGCAGGCGTTTCCGCGTACGGGGCGGAGCCGGGCAGTACGGTCGGCGTCCGCGTCGCCGCCGCGGGCGGTGCGGCCCGGGCGATCACCGTGCTGGCCACCGTGGCGCGCAAACCCGGATTCTGGCTGCTGGCAGGTGGTTTCGCGATCTGCGGCGCCTCGACGAACGGTCTGGTCGGCACCCATTTCGTCAGTGCCGCACACGATCACGGCATGCCGACGACCACCGCCGCCGGATTGCTCGCGACCGTCGGCATCTTCGACATCGCGGGCACCGTATTCTCCGGTTGGCTCACCGATCGCGTCGACCCTCGCTATCTACTGGTCGGCTATTACACACTGCGCGGGCTTTCGCTGCTGATCCTGCCCTCGCTGCTGGCGCCGCACACGGAGCCGAGCATGTGGGTCTTCATCATCTTCTACGGTCTGGACTGGATCGCCACCGTGCCGCCGACGGTGATGCTGTGCCGCGAACTGTTCGGTGACGACGGTCCCGTCGCCTTCGGCTGGGTCTTCGCCTCCCACCAGGTCGGTGCGGCGATCGCCGCGACCGGCACCGGTGTCATCCGCGATATGCAGGGCAGTTACGACCTGGCCTGGTATCTCGCCGGTGCGCTGTGCGGCACGGCCGCGGTGATGTCGATCGTCATCCGGCGTTTGCCGCACGCGCTCGCAGCCTGA
- a CDS encoding VOC family protein, giving the protein MIRWLWAFLDRPADRFDEALDFWTTVTHTRLSPRRGAHDQFVTLLPESGDAYVKAQAVGDRGGVHLDFGVADARAAADHAERLGAKVVAEEPGLVVLTSPQGLAFCMHGGGDGHEIPAPVAAPDGTRGKLDQVCIDIGPTGFDDEARFWADLTGWRLEPATEPEFLRLTPRSPQPLRILLQRIGEDRRSSAHIDIACTDIAAQAAWHESLGAQRVQQGAHWMVMADPTGAPYCLTGRDPHVVHGAD; this is encoded by the coding sequence ATGATTCGGTGGCTCTGGGCATTTCTCGATCGCCCGGCCGATCGGTTCGACGAGGCGCTCGACTTCTGGACCACCGTCACCCACACCCGGCTCTCGCCCCGGCGCGGTGCGCACGACCAATTCGTCACGCTGCTACCGGAATCCGGCGACGCCTACGTCAAGGCGCAGGCCGTCGGCGACCGCGGCGGGGTACACCTGGATTTCGGCGTCGCCGATGCCAGGGCCGCGGCCGACCACGCCGAGCGGCTCGGCGCGAAAGTCGTTGCCGAGGAACCCGGTCTGGTGGTGCTGACTTCACCGCAGGGTCTGGCGTTCTGTATGCACGGTGGCGGCGATGGGCACGAGATCCCGGCACCGGTCGCCGCGCCGGACGGCACCCGCGGCAAACTCGATCAGGTCTGTATCGATATCGGCCCCACCGGCTTCGACGACGAGGCGCGGTTCTGGGCGGACCTGACCGGCTGGCGGCTCGAACCCGCGACCGAGCCCGAATTCCTGCGCCTCACCCCGCGCAGCCCGCAGCCGCTGCGAATCCTGTTGCAGCGCATAGGTGAGGACCGGCGGTCCAGCGCCCACATCGATATCGCGTGCACGGATATCGCGGCACAGGCGGCCTGGCACGAAAGCCTTGGCGCACAACGGGTCCAGCAGGGCGCCCACTGGATGGTGATGGCCGATCCGACGGGCGCGCCCTACTGCCTGACCGGGCGCGACCCGCACGTCGTCCACGGTGCCGACTGA
- a CDS encoding GlxA family transcriptional regulator, producing the protein MAGTGKHLVAVLALPSVVGFDMAIPPTVLGAAVDADGESLYDVRVCGMNSDPVPTTQGYTVIPECGPELLARADIVIVAGNNLPGPFHHGAIPPELTAALALIRSDARIISICTGAFVLAAAGLLDGRRATTHWKYADRFRALYPRVRLDEDLLFVEDGNICTSAGLAAGIDVCLHIVRAEHGSEVANRAARYCVVPPWREGGQSQFIERQVPEPGSDGTAPTRAWALHHLERDLDLNTLAAHARMSVRTFTRRFKAETGLAPGTWLLQQRLRHARHLLETTDLPVEAVAQSAGIGTAASLRHHMRADLGIAPLAYRKTFRAPDRMPHLNRAG; encoded by the coding sequence ATGGCGGGCACCGGCAAGCATCTGGTCGCCGTGCTCGCGCTGCCGTCGGTGGTCGGCTTCGATATGGCGATCCCGCCGACCGTGCTCGGCGCCGCGGTCGACGCCGACGGCGAATCGCTCTACGACGTGCGCGTCTGCGGTATGAACTCCGACCCGGTGCCGACGACCCAGGGCTACACCGTCATTCCCGAATGCGGACCGGAACTGCTCGCCCGCGCCGATATCGTGATCGTCGCGGGCAACAATCTGCCCGGCCCGTTCCATCACGGCGCCATCCCGCCGGAGCTCACCGCGGCGCTCGCGCTCATCCGGTCCGATGCCAGGATCATCTCGATCTGCACCGGCGCGTTCGTCCTCGCGGCCGCGGGACTGCTCGACGGCCGCCGCGCGACGACGCACTGGAAATACGCCGACCGCTTCCGCGCGCTGTATCCCCGGGTGCGGCTGGACGAGGACCTGCTCTTCGTCGAGGACGGAAACATCTGCACCTCAGCGGGTTTGGCGGCCGGTATCGACGTGTGCCTGCACATCGTGCGGGCCGAGCACGGCAGCGAGGTGGCCAATCGCGCGGCGCGCTACTGCGTCGTCCCGCCGTGGCGCGAGGGCGGCCAGTCGCAGTTCATCGAACGTCAAGTGCCGGAACCGGGTTCGGACGGCACCGCGCCGACCCGTGCGTGGGCCCTACATCACCTGGAACGCGACCTCGACCTGAATACCCTTGCCGCCCATGCCCGGATGAGCGTGCGCACCTTCACCCGCCGCTTCAAGGCCGAGACCGGCCTCGCCCCCGGCACCTGGCTGCTCCAACAGCGCCTTCGCCACGCCCGCCACCTACTGGAAACCACCGACCTCCCGGTCGAGGCCGTCGCGCAATCCGCGGGCATCGGCACCGCCGCCTCCCTGCGCCACCACATGCGCGCCGACCTCGGCATCGCCCCACTGGCCTACCGCAAGACCTTCCGCGCCCCGGACCGAATGCCCCACCTCAACCGGGCGGGCTGA
- a CDS encoding DUF7059 domain-containing protein: MHTDRTTLLTTLCPDLRAALLRTGYDADTLLAVLGADVHAALGRSEPVPVRRAAARAGELGTLIRLLLLGDALPERDVAAALAPVDIDRAVAAGLLDRSGAELRAALDLRPLDLGAGTRWILSDLDDSMRRRTLTEDHVLGVGHASLSLLRATPTELVGSVLDLGTGCGVQAVHAASYAKSVTGTDVNRRALWLAEATAALNEIDLELLAGSWFEPVAGRRFDQVVANPPFVVGPARVEHTYRDSGLALDGASELVISTAPDLLAPGGTAAMLAAWVHVDGADWRHRVSSWLPAYGVDAWVVQRDVADPALYVGTWLRDAGLDPRDPAAQARAEQWLDAFTAADVEGIGFGFVYLRAIDGPTELLAEDLTHGFDDPLGGEATKYFERSAWLRAVADDETLAWRSRFVVDRATALERVFLPGAEGWAQEVARLHRGDGPRWQHEVDESTISLLAGMRPDGLPLYELIELLALASGSAEVTAEFAADALGVVTGLVRHGLIHPA; the protein is encoded by the coding sequence GTGCATACCGACCGGACGACCCTGCTCACCACGCTGTGCCCCGATCTGCGGGCCGCATTGCTCCGCACCGGCTACGACGCGGATACGCTGCTCGCCGTGCTCGGCGCGGATGTGCATGCGGCACTTGGCCGTTCGGAGCCGGTACCGGTGCGGCGCGCGGCCGCGCGGGCCGGTGAGCTCGGCACGCTGATCCGCCTGCTGCTGTTGGGCGACGCGCTGCCGGAGCGGGACGTGGCGGCCGCGCTCGCGCCCGTCGATATCGATCGCGCGGTCGCGGCCGGACTGCTGGACCGATCCGGCGCCGAACTGCGTGCGGCGCTGGACCTGCGGCCGCTGGACCTCGGCGCGGGCACCCGGTGGATCCTGTCGGATCTGGACGATTCGATGCGCAGGCGCACCCTCACCGAGGACCATGTGCTCGGCGTCGGGCACGCCTCGCTGTCCCTGCTGCGCGCCACCCCGACCGAGCTGGTGGGTTCCGTTCTCGATCTCGGCACCGGGTGCGGGGTGCAGGCGGTGCATGCGGCCTCCTATGCGAAATCCGTCACCGGGACCGATGTGAACCGGCGCGCGCTGTGGCTGGCGGAGGCGACCGCGGCGCTCAACGAGATCGATCTGGAACTGCTCGCGGGCTCCTGGTTCGAACCGGTCGCGGGCCGGCGCTTCGATCAGGTGGTGGCCAATCCCCCGTTCGTGGTCGGCCCGGCCCGCGTCGAACACACCTATCGCGATTCCGGACTGGCCCTGGACGGCGCGAGCGAACTGGTCATCTCCACCGCGCCGGACCTGCTCGCGCCGGGCGGCACCGCCGCAATGCTGGCGGCCTGGGTGCACGTGGACGGCGCGGACTGGCGGCACCGGGTCTCGTCATGGCTGCCCGCGTACGGCGTCGACGCCTGGGTGGTGCAGCGCGACGTCGCGGACCCGGCGCTGTACGTCGGAACCTGGCTGCGCGACGCGGGCCTCGATCCGCGCGACCCCGCCGCACAGGCCCGTGCCGAACAGTGGCTGGACGCCTTCACCGCCGCCGATGTCGAGGGGATCGGCTTCGGCTTCGTCTATCTGCGCGCCATCGACGGCCCCACCGAACTGCTCGCCGAGGATCTGACCCACGGATTCGACGACCCGCTGGGCGGTGAGGCGACCAAGTATTTCGAGCGCTCCGCGTGGCTGCGCGCCGTCGCCGATGACGAAACCCTGGCGTGGCGTTCGCGTTTCGTCGTCGACCGGGCGACGGCGCTGGAGCGGGTCTTCCTACCGGGCGCGGAGGGTTGGGCGCAGGAGGTGGCCCGCCTGCACCGCGGCGACGGCCCGCGCTGGCAGCACGAGGTGGACGAATCGACCATCTCGCTGCTGGCGGGAATGCGGCCGGACGGACTGCCGTTGTACGAACTGATCGAATTGCTGGCCCTGGCAAGCGGATCCGCCGAGGTGACGGCCGAATTCGCGGCCGATGCGCTCGGCGTCGTCACGGGGCTGGTACGACACGGTTTGATCCACCCCGCGTAA
- a CDS encoding sigma-70 family RNA polymerase sigma factor, giving the protein MTSPATTRVRTSESDLDAQSPAADLVRVYLNGIGRTALLTAADEVELAKRIEAGLYAQYLLETGKRLSATRKRDLALLVREGQAARSHLLEANLRLVVSLAKRYTGRGMPLLDLIQEGNLGLIRAMEKFDYTKGFKFSTYATWWIRQAITRGMADQSRTIRLPVHLVEQVNKLARIKRELHQQLGREATDEELANESGIPVDKISDLLDHSRDPVSLDMPVGNDEEAPLGDFIEDSEATSAESAVIAGLLHHDVRSVLATLDEREQQVIRLRFGLDDGQPRTLDQIGKLFGLSRERVRQIEREVMSKLRKGERADRLRAYAS; this is encoded by the coding sequence ATGACAAGCCCCGCCACCACTCGTGTGCGCACCAGCGAATCGGACCTCGACGCCCAGAGCCCTGCCGCCGACCTGGTACGGGTGTACCTGAACGGGATCGGCCGCACCGCACTGCTCACGGCCGCCGACGAGGTCGAGCTGGCCAAGCGCATCGAGGCGGGTCTCTACGCCCAGTACCTGCTGGAAACCGGCAAACGGCTGTCGGCGACCCGCAAACGGGATCTGGCGCTGCTGGTCCGCGAGGGCCAGGCCGCGCGATCGCACCTGCTGGAAGCCAACCTCCGCCTCGTGGTCTCGCTCGCCAAGCGCTACACCGGCCGCGGCATGCCGCTGCTGGACCTCATCCAGGAAGGCAACCTCGGCCTCATCCGGGCCATGGAGAAGTTCGACTACACCAAGGGTTTCAAGTTCTCCACGTACGCCACCTGGTGGATCCGTCAGGCCATCACCCGCGGTATGGCCGACCAGAGCCGCACCATCCGCCTGCCCGTCCACCTGGTGGAACAGGTGAACAAGCTCGCGCGGATCAAGCGTGAACTGCATCAGCAGCTCGGCCGCGAGGCCACCGACGAGGAACTGGCCAACGAGTCCGGCATCCCGGTCGACAAGATCTCCGATCTGCTCGACCACAGCCGCGACCCGGTGAGCCTGGATATGCCGGTCGGCAACGACGAAGAGGCCCCGCTCGGCGATTTCATCGAGGATTCCGAGGCCACCTCGGCCGAATCCGCCGTCATCGCCGGACTGCTGCACCACGACGTGCGTTCCGTGCTCGCCACCCTCGACGAGCGGGAACAACAGGTCATCCGGCTGCGCTTCGGCCTCGACGACGGCCAGCCGCGCACCCTCGACCAGATCGGCAAACTGTTCGGGCTCTCGCGCGAGCGGGTCCGGCAGATCGAGCGCGAGGTCATGTCCAAGCTGCGCAAGGGCGAGCGGGCCGACCGGCTTCGCGCATACGCCAGCTGA